Below is a genomic region from Pseudocalidococcus azoricus BACA0444.
GCACTACTTCTTAAAACTGGCGCGCCCGCTGGACTGAGGACAAACACCTGAAAACCTGCGGTTAATAAACTATCGGGAAGTCTATATAAGCCCACATACTTATCGGTACAAAAGATCAGGATTCGGTTCACAACACAAAACTTTCTCGAGAATTGATTGCCTTAGGAATTCAGGGACACCCTTAGATCAACTTGGATCAACAAGGCTCAAACTCATCTGTAAGGATCAGCCCCAACTAACGCCACTGTAATACGCGCCCATTGTATAAATTCATACTCTGCTCCACTCCCTCCCGCACACAGGCCGTCACCGCTGCCACCGCCAAATCTAAAACATCAGGGAGTACTTTCAGATCCTCGCTGGAAAAATTAGCTAAGACATAGGGCACAGCATCCCTTGGCCCCTTTTGATTCAGGCGAAATTCATTGGCAATGCCAACTCGCAACCGGGGAAACTGCTCACTGCCCCCATGACTGATGATCGAGCGCATCCCATTATGACCACCGGAAGAACCACCTAGGCGGATCCGGACACGTCCCAAGGCCAAATCCGCATCATCATAAATGACCAGAATTGAATTTAGGGGTAGCTTATACCAATCAAGCACGGCTCGCACGGACTGTCCCGACTGGTTCATATAGGTGGTGGGCTTGAGGAGACGGATTTTGCCTAGACCGGGAGTTATGCCTTCCCCAAATAAGCCGTGAAATTTGGAGTGCTGAGCTAGGGGAATATGCCAGGCCTGGGCAAGGGCATCAATAACCCGAAAGCCAATATTATGTCGGGTTTGGGCATACTTATCTCCGGGATTACCCAGGCCCACAATCAACTGGGGCATGACCAACTCGGCCATAGCTTAGGCAGCCGATTCCACAGATTCAGGCGATTTTTCAGGAGTTGCAACTGCTTCCACAACCGAACTCACCTCAACCGCCTCAATTTCAGACTCTATTGGGGCAGACTCCGGGGCCTGGGCAGGCAAAGAAGCTGGCGGGGCTGGTTCACTTTCTAAAGCAGCAGCTTGCCGTTTGAACTCATCCTGAAAATCTCGGGACGCGTCTTGAAAACTCCGCAGAGCCTTCCCCAAACTTTTGCCAATTTCCGGCAGCTTTTTCGGGCCAAAGACGAGTAACGCCACGACCAAAATCAAGATCATTTCCGGCAAGCCGATGCCAAAAAAATTCATAGTCCTTAATCCTTAACCTTTCCAACTGGCTGTGAAGCCGTCCAAAATCAAGCTGGAGTTGTAAATTTCCAAAATAATCAGTAAGAAGACTAAAAACAGCCCCATAAACACCGCCATCAACGGAGTCGTCCCCCAGCCAGGAGCAACTTTCCCATATTCAGAGTTGAGGGGACGGAGAATATCGCCTAACCAAGTACGCTTTGCCATAGGTGTATTACTTAAATGAGCAGAGTTTTAACGTTCCGTAATATTATAGAGGAAACTGATCCCCTGAATACTCTATGTCCTACGAGCCTGCAACAGTTCTTAGTATTACCCTTGCCGCCATCTGTATCGGCATTACTGGCTACTCTATTTATCTCTCCTTTGGCCCGCCTTCCAAAGAACTGGCGGATCCCTTTGATGACCACGAAGACTAAAAATCTTCAATTCCCTGTTGTCGCCCAAATTTTCTCAAGTTTTTTAGATCAAACATCTAACCAGGCCTGCTATACTGAAAGACCGGGCATTAAATTGCCTTGAGTTGGCCTGTCCACAAACCCCCGTTTTCAAGCCAATTAACAGGAGTGCCAGAGTGACCAAAGGCAGCGATGTAGAAAAGACCGCCCCAAATACTGGGTTTAACCCGGCTAATTTTCTGCAAGAAACTAAAGAAGAACTAAATAAAGTAGTTTGGCCCGACCGCCAACGGTTAATTGGAGAATCCGCCGCAGTTATTTTAATTGTCTCCCTCTCGGCCGGTCTGATTTATTTGGTAGATCAACTTTTCAGTTGGCTGGCTGGGAGTATTTTTTAGAAATCCTATGGTAAACGATCTAACTGATTCCCCCCCTATCTATCCAACGGAAACGGCAGATATTGGTCAAAGTTATTGGTACATTGTCCAAGTTGCTTCTGGGTGTGAAAAAAAGGTTAAAAGCACCATTGAACAGCGGCTACACACCCTAGACGTGGCTGATCGCATCTTTCAAGTGGAAATTCCCCAAACCCCAACCATACGGATCAAAAAAGACGGCTCTCGGACTACTTCGGAAGAAAAAGTTTTTCCTGGCTATGTTCTGATTCGAGTTCGGGCCAACACAACACCAGAGGGAGTTTTAGAAATTGATGATGAGGCCTGGCAGGTTATTAAAAATACTCCCAACGTGATCAACTTTGTTGGCTCGGAACAACGGCGAGCTTCTGGACGCGGCCGTGGTCATGTCAAACCCCTCCCCTTAAGTCCTGCCGAAGTTGCCCGCATCTTCAAAAAAGTGGAAGAGCAAGAGCCGATTCACAAAATTGACTTGGTACTGGGTGACAAAGTCAAGGTTCTCAGTGGCCCATTTAAGGACTTTGAAGGGGACGTGATTGAAGTCAGCCCAGAACGGAGCAAACTGAAGGTCTTACTGTCTATCTTTGGACGGGAAACATCAGTTGAATTAGAAGTCAACCAAATCGAGAAACAGAGTTAGGATTTTGATTCATGGCTAAAAAAGTCACTGCAATTATTAAACTGGCAATCCAGGCCGGTAAAGCTAATCCTGCCCCACCCATTGGGCCTGCCTTGGGACAACATGGGGTTAACATCATGATGTTTTGCAAGGAATATAATGCCCGCACCGCCGATCAAGTGGGTACGGTCATTCCGGTCGAAATCTCGGTGTTTGAAGATCGCAGCTTTACCTTCATCCTCAAAACACCCCCAGCTTCTGTCTTAATCCAAAAAGCCGCTGGGATTGAACGGGGTTCTGGAGAGCCGAACAAGAAAAAAGTTGGACAACTGACTCGGGCCCAACTCCAAGGGATTGCCCAACAAAAAATGCCTGACTTGAATGCCAACGATATTGAAGCCGCCATGCGGATTATTGAAGGTACGGCCCGGAACATGGGTGTGACGATTGTTGATTAAGTTGCTAATTTAGTCGCAATGTTGAAAGTCTCAAAAGTTTTCAAGTTGCTTCCTGTTGATGTTCGCTATCTGAGTTATTAATGTTTACGGGGGAGGAACATAATTCCGTGATGACCCCAGGAGAAAACAATGGCAAAAGTCTCAAAACGGTTACGGGAACTCCAGGCCAAGGTGGAAGATCGTCCCTACTCTCCCTTGGATGCTTTGAATTTGCTCAAAGAAACGGCCACCGCCAAATTTCCCGAATCCGCTGAAGCCCACATTCGCTTGGGAATTGATCCTAAATATACGGATCAACAACTGCGAACCACGGTGGCACTACCCAAAGGAACCGGTCAAACGGTGCGGGTGGCGGTGATTGCACGGGGAGAAAAAGTCAACGAAGCCACCCAGGCCGGGGCCGACATTGCCGGCTCGGAAGAGTTGATTGACGAGATTCAAAAAGGGATGATGGATTTTGATTTGCTGATTGCCACCCCAGACATGATGCCCCAAGTTGCTAAAGTCGGTCGGATTCTCGGCCCCCGCGGGTTAATGCCCTCCCCCAAAGCCGGAACCGTTACCTTTGACTTGCCCCAGGCCATTTCCGAGTTCAAAGCTGGTAAACTGGAATTTCGGGCTGATCGGACGGGGATTGTTCACGTTCTTTTTGGTAAAGCGAGTTTTCCAGCAGAAGACCTGTTAGTTAACCTCAAAGCTTTACAAGAAACCATTGATCGGAATCGTCCTTCCGGAGCTAAAGGTCGCTTCTGGCGCAGTATTTATGTTGCTGCCACTATGGGCCCTTCCATTCAAGTGGATATCAGTGGTTTACGCGATCTCAAACTTGGAGAAGTCTAGGAGAGAAACCGTTCTGCCAATTTCAAGGGATAAATCTTTATTCCCTCACAACTAAATCGCCGGAGACAGTAGGTGCAGTTTGCTTAATATCCTGCCGAGGTAAACCCAAATCTTCAGGTTTCTTAGTTCACCTAAGCCTAACCTGATGAGTTTGCCCCCCGGCCTGTGTGGTAAGGGGGTTTGTTTTTGCCCAAAGATGGCTTGAGTTTTTCGATGCTGGTTTTAGATTTTGTTGTTCAGGAGGTGACCAGTGGGTCGTACCTACGCCAATAAACAAGAGATTGTGGCGGATCTCAAACAGTTGTTAAGTGAGTCCCAGATGACCATGGTGGTTGATTTCCAGGGTTTGACGGTGGCAGAACTAACAGATTTACGCAATCGCCTACGGCCGTCTAATACTGTCTGCAAGGTAACTAAAAACACCTTGATGGAAATTGCGATTACCGACCAGGCCAAGTGGCAGCCCTTAACTGCGTTTCTCCAAGGCCCCTCGGCGTTTCTGTTGGTGAAGGAGGATCTGGGTGGCGCGATCAAGGCCTATCAAGAGTTCCAGAAAGTCACCAAAAAAACCACCATTCGTGGGGGTGTCTTTGATGGCCAGGCCTTGAACGAGGAGCAAGTTAAAGCGATTGGTTCCCTGCCATCGAAGGAAGAGTTGATGGCTCAAGTGGCTGGGGCCTTAAATGCCTTGACGACCAAGATTGCCTTTGGGATCAAAGAAGTGCCGGCCTCCTTGGCGCGGGCAACCCAGGCCATTGCCGACAAAGGCGAAGGTTAAAGTTTTCCCTGATTCTCTGCTGATGATTGCGTTCAAAACAATCTGACTGAGTTGATTAACGTTTTTGTTTTTAGGAGTTTAGACAATGTCTGCTGCAACTGATGAAATTTTAGAAAAGTTGAAAACCCTCAGCCTTTTGGAAGCGGCTGAATTGGTGAAGCAAATCGAAGAAGCCTTTGGGGTCAGTGCTGCTGCTCCTGTGGGTGGGATGATTATGGCGGCCCCGGCTGGTGGTGCGGCGGCTCCGGCAGAAGAAGTGGAAGAGAAAACTGCGTTTGACGTAATCTTGGAAGAAGTTCCGGCTGACAAGAAAATCGCCGTTCTGAAAGTTGTTCGTTCTCTGACTGGCCTGGGGCTGAAAGAAGCCAAAGATGTAGTGGAATCTACCCCGAAACCCATTAAAGAGGGTGTACCCAAGGAAGATGCCGAAGCCGCCAAGAAAGAATTGGAAGAAGCTGGAGCTAAAGCCAGCATTAAATAGTTTTCAATTTAACCTGTTGATTTTCATCAAGTTTTTAGGGGTCGGCAACGGCTCCTTTTTTGTGGCTTGGGATCAAAGTTTTTAAGCCTTGATCAGATGTTTAGACTTTTTCGACTAACTTACGGCCCATCAACCCTTGGGGGCGAAGGATCAAAACCAAAAACAAGAGGCTAAATCCAACTGCATCCCGGAACCCCGACAATTCAGAGGGGACAAAACTCTCTACTAAACCGAGGAAAATCCCCGCCAACATCGTTCCCGGAATACTCCCCAGGCCACCCAAGACAATCACCGCCAGGCCCTTTAAGCCAAAACTGAGGCCAAACTGCGGCCCGGTAATGCTCACACTCGCGGCCACCAAGCTCCCGGCCACCGCGGCCAGAAAGCTACTGATAAAAAACGTCAAGCTAATAAACCAATCAGGATTAATCCCCAATAACTTTGCCGTTATCTCATCCTCTGCCACTGCTTGCATCGCCTTACCCATCCGAGTGCCACTAATCCAAAGGGTTAAGGTAATGAGTAACAGAACTGAAACGATAAAAATCACCAATTGACTGGTGCGAATCAACAGGGGGGAGGTCGTAGAGCCAAAATTAATCGCCGCCGGAATTTGACCATAGATCCCACTTGGCAAGGTATAAACTTCAGCCCCGACAAGGTATTGGATTAGGTTGACCAGGATGACCGCCACCCCCAAACTAGAAACAACGCCTAGGAGCGGTTCAGACCCCGCCTTTCGCAACGGACGAAAAGCCCCCCACTCAATTCCCAGGCCAACTAAGCCACACAAAACCCCACTCAAGATCACGGCCAGAGGAAAAGGCAAACTGAAGGGGAGTTGAGCATTGGCTAGAATGCCATTAAAACCGAACCGACTCCCAAGCAAACCATAGGTCAAGTAAGCGCCCAAGGCAAAAACCGGCCCGTGGGCAAAGTTAATCATCCCTAAAATTGAAAATACTAAGGTATAGCCCAAGGCAAACAGGGCATAGACGCTACCCAAGGAAAGACCATTCAAAACCGTTTGGAGAAAGTCAGCCATTTTATCAAGTTCAGGCAATTACCTGGAAGGAAGACATTAAAATTACTGAGGTATCAACAATAGCCAGAATTAAAGAAGAGGGCCAAATTTTGCTAAGGTGAATGGTGTCAATCCATCAGACAGATAAGGATTCCCACCCATCTTCTCTCCCTTGCCCTAACATTTTTCTATCACACTACTATATCTACAGCCAGCATCATTGCCCGATTCTGAACAAAGGTATTCTCATGGGGTTGACTGGTTCCTACTCGTCTGCATAGCACTCTAGCCCTGATCACCACAACCCACATTCCCCCTTTAGCCTCTATTTCTCCCTGCCTCTCCATGACGACAACTTACTCAGTCACAATTCATGATCGCCAACGCCAGCAAACCTACCAAGTTAGGGTTCCAGCGGATCGCTATATTCTCCATAGTGCCGAAGCTAATGGGACTGTATTACCTTTTGCTTGTCGGAATGGGGCTTGTACCACCTGTGCAGTGCGGGTCAAATCCGGCTCCCTGAGGCAACCGGAAGCGATGGGGCTTTCACCCAAACTCCAGGCCCAAGGATATGCCCTTCTCTGTGTCTCCTATGCTGAATCCGATTTAGTTGTGGAAACCCAAGACGAAGACGAAGTCTATGAACTCCAATTTGGGCGTTATTTTGGCAAGGGAAAAGTCCAAATCGGGCTACCCTTAGATGAAGACTAAGCCGGATATCCCCCATGAGTAATCAGTTTTTGGCCGATTGTTTGGCCGTTGCTACGGAAGCAGCTTTGGCCGGCGGGAAAATTCTCCAGGCCCATTGGGGGCAATTGGAAATGGTTGAAGAAAAAGGCCGGAGCGGCGATTTAGTCACGATTGCGGACAAAGAATCAGAAGCGGCAGTTTTAGGGATTCTGCGAAAAAACTTTCCTAGCCATCAAATTTTGGCCGAGGAATCCGGTCGGATCGGTATCAACACCAGCCCCTATCTCTGGGCGGTTGATCCCCTGGATGGAACAACAAACTATGCCCACCAATACCCTTTTAGTGCGGTTTCCATTGGCCTGCTCGTGGAAGGAGAACCACAAGTTGGGGTAATCTTTGATCCCTTTCATCAGGAACTGTTTGCCGCCGCTAAGGGCCTGGGAGCAACGGTTTCAACACCGCCATTCACAGCCGCCGCCACCAAGTATCTTTATGTTTCCCACACTAGCCAACTGCGGGATAGCTTACTGGTAACCGGTTTTGCCTACGACCGCCGTGAAACTTCCGACAATAATTATGCTGAATTTTGCTATCTCACCCACCTGACCCAAGGCGTGCGCCGGGCCGGAGCTGCGGCTATTGATCTGGCCTATGTGGCCTGTGGGCGGTTAGATGGCTACTGGGAGCGAGGCCTTTCGCCCTGGGATTTAGCTGCCGGAGTGGTGATTGTCCGGGAGGCAGGAGGGGTGGTGACCGCCTATGATCAGTCTGCTTTGGTTTTAGAAACAGGGCGGATTTTAGCCACTAACGGCAGAATCCACAGCCAACTCAGCCAGGCCCTAACTGCTGTTGCCCCAATCAAAGCCCAATTTCCAGATTTTTCTGCCTTCCCCTTCTTGACCTAGAGGTTTACTAGATACTAAAAAACCCCCGTTACCGAGGGTTAAAATTTAGTTTGTTTTTCTAGAATTGAGAACTTTGGGGTTCCTTAGAGCGACCATCAACCGCTAACTTAACCCGCCCAATTCTTAGCAGATTGATCTAAAACATAGGCAGCGACATTTTCAATTTGAGCTTCACTTAATCGACCACCAAAGGCAGGCATTGCGTTTTTGCCATTTTGGACTTGATACATAATGGCATCAGCAGAGTTCATCCCAAACTGCTCTAGGGCCTCTTTCTTGAGGGTTTTGTTGGCCATCACGACATTACCACCGCCCATGTGACAGGCTGCACAGTTAGCACTGAATACCTTGGCTCCATCGGCGATATCAGCCGCAAATGCCGGGTTACTCAGCCAAGTCGTTAAGGTCACTAGGGTCAAAGCCAGGATCGTTAATAACGTTTTCACAAGTATTCTCCTCTTCAGGGTTCAATTCTTAGGGCAAGTGTTAAAAGTGGCCAGTTCTATTTTGGGCATTTTTAAGAATGAGCTAGTCAACGGGATGCCAGCGGCCCAAGCCACCATCGGCAAGTTTACCAAATTTTCCATGCCAAATCCGTTAAGGAGCCGAATCAGCAAAGGTTTCTGTCCCCCAACCCGGAGCCACAGATGCAGCTCGAAGGATAAATGCGGCTAATTCTTCCAATTGCTCAGTCGTTAACCAGTTTTCTGGGACTTCTCGGCACCAGTAGCTTTCTTCGCTGCCATCATAGGTCATGGGGAGACGTTGAAAAGCCACCAAACTGGCAATACTGTCTCGGGGTGGGGCTGCTCCCTGAAGGTCTTTTAAGGATAAAGAGACAAGGGGATTCGGGAGGGTGGCCCCGCCGACATGGCAGTTTTTACAATTTTCTTCAAACAGACGCTTTCCTTGGGTTAACTCGGCTGGGGTAAACTCTCGGGTAGCACCTGTGGCATCTAGGGGCAAACTGACGGGTTGAGTGGCCTTGAGATATTGAGACACATAGCCATCAATCCCATTGACCGCCCAGGCCGGGTTACCCCAAACAAAACTCCAGGCCAGACAACTAACAACTAATGCTGTGATGCCAACCTGGAGCCAGGGGATTATTTTTGCAAGGGTGGGGAGTAATTGCGGGTGATTATTCATTCAGGTTAATTAGATTTAGTAATAGACCTTGCCGCCGCCCCATTTTTCACCCAGGATTTTGGGAGCCACCAGAATGTGACCAGCAATGTCAGCTAAGTCTTTATCGGTCAGGTTCCGCATCTTCGGAAAGATATCGGCACTCTTGAGGCTGGGGTGAACTTCGGCAATGGACTCTTCCCCATCATAGGTAGTTGGGTCTTTCATGTAGTCCACCAGGCCAGTAATACTATCCCGAGGTGGAGTCGCCAGGGCCAAGGTTTCTGTTGCCAAGTCAAGGCTAGGATTGGTTTTAGTTACCCCGCCCACATGGCATGTGGCACAGGCATAGTTAAATAACCGTTGCCCTTCTTCATATTGTTGTTTGGTTAAGGTAATGGATTTCCCTTGGCTATCGAAAGGAACAGTTAACACATCGGCCGTAAGTTCAGCCGCCAGCGCGGTTCCCGTCAACACTTGCCAGGTACAGAGGATCAGGGCCGCCGCCAGCCAGAAGCATCGTCTCAGCATAGTTCTCCGTGCATTTTCTTGATAGGTTGCAATCTCAGCAGTTAGGGTCAAGGGCGATCCCGATTAAGTTGGGGTGGATGGCACTGTTTGGGTCTGAGCAAATTTGCGGCACACCGGCACAGTCTTTCCCCAATGGGATCAATTACTAAATATCATGCCATTGCCCGGGCCTTTCCCAAAGTTGGCCTGGTGAAGTCTCCCATTTCAGCAACAATTCGCGACCTTAGGCTGACCAGGCCGCAAAGGAAATCGAGTAGGATCCAAGAGCTTTCTGCGGTCGAGGATATCCCGCTATGGCTTCTGAGCAACCTGTAACTAGCCGCCCGGTGACCATTCCCCAACTTCAACATTGGAAACAGCAGGGGCGACCGATTACCATGCTGACGGCCTGGGATTTCTTGCTGGCGGAAATTTTAGATCGGGCCGGTGTAGATGTGATTTTGGTCGGGGACTCTTTGGGTATGGTGGCCTTGGGGTATCCGACAACATTGCCTGTGACGCTCGATCAGATGGTGCATCATAGCCAGGCCGTGCGACGGGGGGTGAAACGAGCCTTGCTGGTGGCGGATCTGCCTTGTTTAAGTTATCAACAAAGTTCAACCCAAGCCCTGCAATCGGCCGGTCGGTTACTCCAAGAGGCGGGAGTTCAAGCTGTGAAATTAGAGGGAGCCTATCCCAGTGCCATCAGGGCCGTAACAATTCTCGTTGAAGTGGGGATTCCAGTTTTAGGCCATGTCGGGTTAACCCCCCAAGCGATTCATCAACTGGGTTCCTTTCGCCAACAGGGACAATCTGCTGCTGCTGCCGATGCGATTATTCGGGATGCCTTAGCCTTGGAAGCCGCTGGGGTCTTTGGGATCATTTTGGAGCATATTCCGGCCGATCTGGCGGAAGTGATGACTCAAAAACTGCGAGTTCCGACCATTGGGATTGGTGCAGGGCCCCATTGTGATGGCCAAGTGTTAGTGACAGCAGATCTTTTGGGGTTATCGGCTCAGTCTCCACCCTTTGCCCCAGCCTATGCCCATCTCCGGGGGACGATTCACCAAGCTGTGACGGCTTACTGTCAGGATGTCCAACAAAACCGCTTCGGGCAGACTTAGGGATTGGGAGCTTTAGAGGGGTAGCTCAGATAACTTTTCGGAATTAATACTAGTAAATCGGTGCTGTCTAGATGTTGTCCGGCCTGGGAAAGTAAGACCGAATCCTGCCCCTGATGATGGGTTTGATGATTAAGAAAACGCAAGATTAAGTCGCCCATTGGTTTTGTCTTGACGATGCCTTGAGTGTTTTGATAGGTCAAATTATGTTCTATAGCGTTACGCAGGCTGTTCTGAGAGAGTAGAAATGTCAAAAACATTGCCCATCAAGCATTTTCTGACTTGTCCTCGTCTTGCCCTAAATGAGTAACGCTATAAGTCTGATGGAGTCAGTTCTTTGCCCCAGGCCTGGATCATATGGTCTAACTTTTCCCGTTCTCGTTTTAGTTCCTGAACATTGGAAAATAAGATTTGGTCTAAGGATTGGGGCGGTTCAAGGTGCTTAATTGCTTCTATGGCCTGGGGTAATCCCTAACTCGGCCTGGTAGTTCTGAAGCGCAACTTGGAAATGCTGGATTACCTCTGGGACAGGAACTACCCCTAAATCCCCTTGGGCCCGCGTCCGTAAACTGAGGCTATTGCTCTCCACTTCTTTGGCTCCAATCACGGCCATGACGGGAATTTTTTCTTTTTCAGCGTTGCGGATTTGTTTGCCTAAGCGTTCGCCACTTTGATCCAGTTCGGCTCGAATCCCCAGAGTTAACAGTTGAGTCAGCAGGGCCTGGGCAAAGGGATGTTGATCTTCTCCCACGGGTAAGAGGCGAATTTGTAACGGAGCCAACCACAGCGGGAAATCCCCGACATATTCTTCAATCAAAATCCCAATCAACCGCTCCAAGGACCCAAAGGGGGCGCGATGGATCATCACCGGACGTTTGCGACTACCATCCTCGGCGACATATTCCAGGCCAAAGCGTTCGGGTAAGTTATAGTCCACCTGCACCGTCCCTAATTGCCAATCCCGTCCCAACGCATCTTGGAAAATAAAGTCCAGTTTGGGGCCATAAAATGCCGCCTCGCCAATGCCAATAAAATGATCCAGGCCCAGGGTTTCCACCGCCCGTTGAATCGCCCCTTCAGCTTTTGACCAGGCCTCTTCGGAACCAATGTATTTATCAGAATCGGGATCCCGGAAACTGAGGCGGGCCCGGAAGGTCTTGAGATTGAGGCTCTTAAACACCGAGAGGATCAAATCCACGACATCAAGAAACTCTTGATCCAACTGCTCCGGCGTGACAAACAAGTGGGAATCATCCACCGTAAAGCCGCGCACTCGGGTTAAACCGCCCAATTCCCCAGACTGTTCATAGCGATAGACCGTGCCAAATTCCGCCAACCGCATCGGTAAACTGCGATAGGAGCGCAACTCGTTTTTATAAATCTGAATGTGAAAGGGGCAGTTCATTGGCTTGAGGACAAATCCCTCTTCCACCGCCGCGGCCTGGTCATCATCAGACATCAACGGGAACATATCTTCTTTGTATTTCTGCCAGTGCCCCGATGTTTTGAATAAATCCACCCGAGCAATGTGGGGCGTAACCACGGGCAAATAACCGCGTTTGAGTTGTTCCTGCTTGAGAAAATCTTCCAGGGTGTTGCGTAAAACAGTACCTTTGGGAGTCCACAGCGGCAGGCCTGGGCCGACAATATCTGTAAACAAAAACAAGCCCAATTCTTTCCCCAATTTGCGGTGATCGCGGCGGAGGGCTTCGGCCTTGCGGCGTTTGTGTTCGGCCAATTGCTCCGGAGTTTCAAAAGCCGTGCCGTAGATGCGTTGAAGTTGGGCTTTGGTTTCATCGCCCCGCCAATAGGCTCCAGCGACACCTTCTAGCTCAATGGCCTGGGGGTTAATTTCACCCGTAGTTTCGACATGGGGGCCAGCGCACAAATCCCACCACTGATCGCCGAGGTGATAGATCGTGATCGGTTCAGTTTTAATATCGTTGAGGATTTCTAGCTTATAGGGTTCACCTAGGGCTTGAATGCGGCTTTTGGCTTCCTCCCGACTCACTTCCTCGCGAATTACAGGTAACTTCTGCTTAATGATTTTTACCATCTCTTTTTGGATCGCCTTTAAGTCTTTCTCCGTAAAGGGTTCCGGGTTATCAAAGTCGTAGTAAAATCCCGTTTCAATCCAGGGGCCGATGGTGACCTGGGCTTTGGGAAATAGCTTTTGCACTGCCATCGCCAAAACATGGGAAGTCGTATGCCGAATCCGCTTCAGGGTTTCTGATTCACTGGTTTTGGGAAGGTTAAGAAGAGACTGTGATGCAGAATTAGTCAAGGTAGCACCCTGGAAACAAATAATAGACAATGATTCTTCTATTTTAGGCAGTGGGGTCACGGCCTGGAATTTTCAGATACGGCCAAAACAACCTTCACATGATGTATGGTAAATGCCAACTCTTAAATTGATGGTACAAAAATCTAAACGTATGCGGCGGCCAGTTGAAGTCAGGCTGACAAAACTAGGGACTCAAACCATTACGAATTGATCGCCCTAAGCCCAAGTGACTTGTCCTAAATCTGGGGGAACATCCTGCCAGCGGCCAATACCCACAGCTTTAATTGCTTCTGCTAAATCTACGGCTCCGGTATAGATCGCTTTCCCCACAATTGCCCCAACAATC
It encodes:
- a CDS encoding inositol monophosphatase family protein codes for the protein MSNQFLADCLAVATEAALAGGKILQAHWGQLEMVEEKGRSGDLVTIADKESEAAVLGILRKNFPSHQILAEESGRIGINTSPYLWAVDPLDGTTNYAHQYPFSAVSIGLLVEGEPQVGVIFDPFHQELFAAAKGLGATVSTPPFTAAATKYLYVSHTSQLRDSLLVTGFAYDRRETSDNNYAEFCYLTHLTQGVRRAGAAAIDLAYVACGRLDGYWERGLSPWDLAAGVVIVREAGGVVTAYDQSALVLETGRILATNGRIHSQLSQALTAVAPIKAQFPDFSAFPFLT
- the petJ gene encoding cytochrome c6 PetJ, whose amino-acid sequence is MKTLLTILALTLVTLTTWLSNPAFAADIADGAKVFSANCAACHMGGGNVVMANKTLKKEALEQFGMNSADAIMYQVQNGKNAMPAFGGRLSEAQIENVAAYVLDQSAKNWAG
- the psbV gene encoding photosystem II cytochrome c-550, yielding MLRRCFWLAAALILCTWQVLTGTALAAELTADVLTVPFDSQGKSITLTKQQYEEGQRLFNYACATCHVGGVTKTNPSLDLATETLALATPPRDSITGLVDYMKDPTTYDGEESIAEVHPSLKSADIFPKMRNLTDKDLADIAGHILVAPKILGEKWGGGKVYY
- a CDS encoding DinB family protein; the protein is MFLTFLLSQNSLRNAIEHNLTYQNTQGIVKTKPMGDLILRFLNHQTHHQGQDSVLLSQAGQHLDSTDLLVLIPKSYLSYPSKAPNP
- the psbV2 gene encoding photosystem II cytochrome PsbV2 codes for the protein MNNHPQLLPTLAKIIPWLQVGITALVVSCLAWSFVWGNPAWAVNGIDGYVSQYLKATQPVSLPLDATGATREFTPAELTQGKRLFEENCKNCHVGGATLPNPLVSLSLKDLQGAAPPRDSIASLVAFQRLPMTYDGSEESYWCREVPENWLTTEQLEELAAFILRAASVAPGWGTETFADSAP
- the thrS gene encoding threonine--tRNA ligase → MTNSASQSLLNLPKTSESETLKRIRHTTSHVLAMAVQKLFPKAQVTIGPWIETGFYYDFDNPEPFTEKDLKAIQKEMVKIIKQKLPVIREEVSREEAKSRIQALGEPYKLEILNDIKTEPITIYHLGDQWWDLCAGPHVETTGEINPQAIELEGVAGAYWRGDETKAQLQRIYGTAFETPEQLAEHKRRKAEALRRDHRKLGKELGLFLFTDIVGPGLPLWTPKGTVLRNTLEDFLKQEQLKRGYLPVVTPHIARVDLFKTSGHWQKYKEDMFPLMSDDDQAAAVEEGFVLKPMNCPFHIQIYKNELRSYRSLPMRLAEFGTVYRYEQSGELGGLTRVRGFTVDDSHLFVTPEQLDQEFLDVVDLILSVFKSLNLKTFRARLSFRDPDSDKYIGSEEAWSKAEGAIQRAVETLGLDHFIGIGEAAFYGPKLDFIFQDALGRDWQLGTVQVDYNLPERFGLEYVAEDGSRKRPVMIHRAPFGSLERLIGILIEEYVGDFPLWLAPLQIRLLPVGEDQHPFAQALLTQLLTLGIRAELDQSGERLGKQIRNAEKEKIPVMAVIGAKEVESNSLSLRTRAQGDLGVVPVPEVIQHFQVALQNYQAELGITPGHRSN
- the panB gene encoding 3-methyl-2-oxobutanoate hydroxymethyltransferase, with the translated sequence MASEQPVTSRPVTIPQLQHWKQQGRPITMLTAWDFLLAEILDRAGVDVILVGDSLGMVALGYPTTLPVTLDQMVHHSQAVRRGVKRALLVADLPCLSYQQSSTQALQSAGRLLQEAGVQAVKLEGAYPSAIRAVTILVEVGIPVLGHVGLTPQAIHQLGSFRQQGQSAAAADAIIRDALALEAAGVFGIILEHIPADLAEVMTQKLRVPTIGIGAGPHCDGQVLVTADLLGLSAQSPPFAPAYAHLRGTIHQAVTAYCQDVQQNRFGQT